One region of Armigeres subalbatus isolate Guangzhou_Male chromosome 3, GZ_Asu_2, whole genome shotgun sequence genomic DNA includes:
- the LOC134220521 gene encoding hornerin-like isoform X2 — MGQQGLYVPGTGPNVGGNLLTGPNAGAYPGSGPYYGQGQPGSYGPQQGSTGQGAFQPGYPNAGGLACNPQGTYGQGQPGSTSGVSAGYTQGSNLQGTSQPGQVSSSGQSLQQTGGSSAGGSSSSLQGTYVQGQTGSASGASSGSTQGSTSQGQTGSFTGGSSGPLQDPISQNIQQVGPSTTGGSSTYGQGQTGSLSGSGTTQGSTGPISSTTGEQKGSLTAGTTHGTTGHSTQQSGSSTGGSTIQSSYGQSGTSNTQESFGQSQTGSISGSSGTQGSSGYGTGQASSPTGGQSQNLKDSTTGSPTTGAQSSSSQGPSGQSTQQQGSSTVGGSSTQGSGGYGSSQTTSTSGGSTQGSFGQSGTQGSNTHGLSQTSTSTGGQGQVQKDLTIGSSTTGIQSGSIQGSTGQGTQQSGSSTVGGSSTQGSYGQGQTGSTSGVASGSTQGSSGYDSTQTTSTAGGSSQGSSFGQSGAGSTLDSTAHDLSQTTSTQESTGQITQQSGSSAIGGSSSQGSYTQGQTGSTSGVTSGSTHGSSGQSSSQTTSTSGGSTQGSYGQSGSLDLTGSNLVAGDLHSGHSQSGSTGSYGSNTVLGGSGPTGTVIPGVNTVTKDQIKGTSGTNTGASTGSLYHGQSSSNQQSQSTESLHSTASGNQTTSDYQGGYGGSHHCTDHGCKGHTEKHSASGHKGGHGGGYGGGHGSGHGGGYGSGKDKGYGGGYGSSHQIGHVTVSPILPPTENVGCGFRNKDGVGFRITGNSDGEAEYGEFPWMVAILREEKALEQVINVYQCGGSLIHPQVVLTAAHCIQNKKPNEIKVRLGEWDTQTTNEIHDHQDRNVVDIVFHENFYKGGLFNDVGLLFLDKPAEIIETINTICLPPQDYNFDLSRCFASGWGKDVFGKEGKYQVILKKIELPVMPHNDCQKALRTTRLGTRFILNKSFICAGGEPGKDTCKGDGGSPLVCPIPGSPDRYYQAGIVAWGIGCGEKGIPGVYANVAGFRKWIDDHLTQRSIPHNTYIPA; from the exons ATGGGTCAACAAGGTCTATACGTACCTGGAACTGGACCAAATGTTGGAGGAAATTTATTGACAGGGCCCAATGCTGGTGCTTACCCCGGCAGTGGTCCATATTACGGACAAGGTCAACCCGGATCATATGGACCACAACAGGGGTCAACCGGGCAAGGCGCATTCCAACCTGGATATCCGAACGCAGGGGGTTTGGCTTGTAATCCGCAAGGGACATATGGACAAGGCCAACCAGGTTCAACGTCTGGTGTATCAGCAGGGTATACGCAGGGTTCAAATTTACAAGGTACGAGCCAGCCAGGCCAAGTAAGTTCATCTGGTCAAAGCTTGCAGCAAACTGGAGGATCTAGTGCCGGGGGTTCATCCAGTTCATTGCAAGGTACATACGTGCAAGGTCAAACAGGATCAGCAAGCGGTGCTTCATCAGGCTCAACTCAGGGATCCACTTCACAAGGTCAGACGGGCTCTTTTACTGGTGGCTCATCTGGCCCATTACAAGATCCGATTAGCCAAAATATTCAACAGGTAGGACCTTCTACTACCGGAGGCTCAAGTACATATGGACAAGGTCAAACAGGTTCATTAAGTGGATCTGGTACAACACAAGGATCAACGGGACCAATCAGCTCCACAACTGGGGAACAGAAAGGTTCACTGACTGCTGGTACTACGCATGGGACAACTGGGCACAGCACACAGCAGTCAGGCTCCTCTACAGGAGGATCAACAATTCAATCTTCATATGGACAAAGTGGCACAAGCAATACGCAAGAATCCTTTGGACAGAGTCAAACAGGATCAATTTCAGGATCTAGTGGAACACAAGGATCAAGTGGATACGGCACAGGACAGGCAAGCTCTCCTACTGGTGGACAATCACAGAATCTGAAAGATTCTACTACTGGATCTCCAACTACAGGAGCTCAATCTAGTTCTTCACAAGGACCAAGTGGGCAGAGTACACAGCAGCAGGGTTCATCTACAGTTGGAGGGTCATCTACACAAG GATCTGGTGGTTATGGCTCGTCTCAAACTACTTCAACTTCGGGAGGCTCCACGCAAGGTTCATTCGGTCAAAGTGGTACGCAAGGTTCAAATACACATGGTTTAAGTCAAACAAGTACTTCCACAGGAGGACAAGGACAAGTTCAGAAAGATCTAACGATTGGATCTTCAACTACGGGAATACAATCTGGTTCTATTCAAGGATCAACTGGACAAGGGACACAGCAGTCCGGCTCGTCTACAGTTGGAGGGTCATCAACACAAGGCTCCTATGGACAGGGTCAAACTGGTTCTACTTCAGGAGTTGCGTCTGGATCTACGCAAGGCTCAAGCGGTTATGACTCTACTCAAACTACTTCAACAGCTGGGGGTTCCTCGCAAGGTTCCTCCTTCGGCCAAAGTGGTGCAGGTTCAACGTTGGACTCAACTGCACATGATTTAAGTCAAACTACTTCTACACAAGAATCGACTGGACAGATCACACAACAGTCCGGCTCGTCTGCAATTGGAGGATCATCATCACAAGGTTCATATACACAAGGTCAAACTGGTTCTACTTCAGGAGTTACGTCTGGATCAACGCATGGTTCAAGTGGACAAAGTTCAAGTCAGACAACATCAACTTCTGGAGGTTCTACACAAGGGTCCTATGGACAAAGTGGTTCACTTGATCTGACAGGTTCTAATCTGGTTGCAGGAGATTTGCACAGTGGTCATTCTCAATCTGGATCAACTGGTAGCTATGGTAGTAATACTGTCCTTGGAGGGTCTGGACCAACTGGTACTGTGATACCGGGTGTAAACACTGTTACGAAAGACCAAATCAAGGGAACATCTGGCACCAACACGGGTGCATCTACAGGTTCACTTTATCACGGCCAGTCATCTTCAAACCAACAGTCTCAATCAACGGAATCGCTGCATTCTACAGCAAGTGGAAACCAAACGACCAGCGATTATCAGGGCGGATATGGTGGTTCACATCATTGTACCGATCATGGATGTAAAGGTCATACGGAGAAGCATAGTGCAAGTGGTCACAAGGGCGGTCATGGCGGTGGATATGGGGGTGGGCATGGAAGCGGTCATGGTGGTGGATATGGAAGTGGAAAAGACAAAGGATATGGTGGTGGATACGGTAGCTCACATCAAATTG GTCATGTCACGGTTTCACCTATCCTGCCACCAACTGAAAATGTAGGCTGTGGTTTCCGCAATAAAGATGGCGTTGGTTTCCGTATCACGGGTAACTCGGACGGAGAAGCGGAATATGGTGAATTCCCTTGGATGGTGGCGATTTTGAGAGAAGAAAAGGCGCTGGAACAGGTCATCAATGTGTACCAGTGTGGCGGATCATTGATTCACCCGCAAGTGGTTCTAACGGCTGCCCATTGCATTCAAAACAAGAAACCCAATGAAATTAAAGTTCGTCTTGGTGAATGGGACACACAAACGACGAATGAGATTCATGATCATCAG GATCGTAATGTTGTTGACATCGTTTTCCACGAGAATTTCTATAAGGGAGGCCTGTTCAATGACGTGGGCTTGCTTTTCCTCGACAAACCAGCTGAGATTATTGAGACAATTAACACTATTTGCCTGCCACCACAGGATTACAATTTCGATCTTAGCCGGTGCTTTGCTTCTGGCTGGGGAAAGGATGTCTTCGGAAAGGAAGGAAAATACCAAgtgattttgaagaaaattgaacTCCCCGTAATGCCACACAACGATTGCCAGAAAGCGCTGCGCACAACTCGATTGGGAACCAGATTCATTCTCAACAAGAGCTTTATTTGTGCCGGAGGAGAGCCTGGTAAAGATACGTGCAAAGGCGATGGTGGGTCGCCGTTAGTTTGTCCGATTCCTGGATCACCCGATCGGTACTATCAGGCAGGAATCGTCGCATGGGGCATTGGATGCGGTGAAAAGGGAATTCCTGGTGTCTATGCCAATGTTGCCGGTTTCAGAAAGTG
- the LOC134220521 gene encoding hornerin-like isoform X1 has protein sequence MGQQGLYVPGTGPNVGGNLLTGPNAGAYPGSGPYYGQGQPGSYGPQQGSTGQGAFQPGYPNAGGLACNPQGTYGQGQPGSTSGVSAGYTQGSNLQGTSQPGQVSSSGQSLQQTGGSSAGGSSSSLQGTYVQGQTGSASGASSGSTQGSTSQGQTGSFTGGSSGPLQDPISQNIQQVGPSTTGGSSTYGQGQTGSLSGSGTTQGSTGPISSTTGEQKGSLTAGTTHGTTGHSTQQSGSSTGGSTIQSSYGQSGTSNTQESFGQSQTGSISGSSGTQGSSGYGTGQASSPTGGQSQNLKDSTTGSPTTGAQSSSSQGPSGQSTQQQGSSTVGGSSTQGSYGQGQTGSTSGVTSGSTQGSGGYGSSQTTSTSGGSTQGSFGQSGTQGSNTHGLSQTSTSTGGQGQVQKDLTIGSSTTGIQSGSIQGSTGQGTQQSGSSTVGGSSTQGSYGQGQTGSTSGVASGSTQGSSGYDSTQTTSTAGGSSQGSSFGQSGAGSTLDSTAHDLSQTTSTQESTGQITQQSGSSAIGGSSSQGSYTQGQTGSTSGVTSGSTHGSSGQSSSQTTSTSGGSTQGSYGQSGSLDLTGSNLVAGDLHSGHSQSGSTGSYGSNTVLGGSGPTGTVIPGVNTVTKDQIKGTSGTNTGASTGSLYHGQSSSNQQSQSTESLHSTASGNQTTSDYQGGYGGSHHCTDHGCKGHTEKHSASGHKGGHGGGYGGGHGSGHGGGYGSGKDKGYGGGYGSSHQIGHVTVSPILPPTENVGCGFRNKDGVGFRITGNSDGEAEYGEFPWMVAILREEKALEQVINVYQCGGSLIHPQVVLTAAHCIQNKKPNEIKVRLGEWDTQTTNEIHDHQDRNVVDIVFHENFYKGGLFNDVGLLFLDKPAEIIETINTICLPPQDYNFDLSRCFASGWGKDVFGKEGKYQVILKKIELPVMPHNDCQKALRTTRLGTRFILNKSFICAGGEPGKDTCKGDGGSPLVCPIPGSPDRYYQAGIVAWGIGCGEKGIPGVYANVAGFRKWIDDHLTQRSIPHNTYIPA, from the exons ATGGGTCAACAAGGTCTATACGTACCTGGAACTGGACCAAATGTTGGAGGAAATTTATTGACAGGGCCCAATGCTGGTGCTTACCCCGGCAGTGGTCCATATTACGGACAAGGTCAACCCGGATCATATGGACCACAACAGGGGTCAACCGGGCAAGGCGCATTCCAACCTGGATATCCGAACGCAGGGGGTTTGGCTTGTAATCCGCAAGGGACATATGGACAAGGCCAACCAGGTTCAACGTCTGGTGTATCAGCAGGGTATACGCAGGGTTCAAATTTACAAGGTACGAGCCAGCCAGGCCAAGTAAGTTCATCTGGTCAAAGCTTGCAGCAAACTGGAGGATCTAGTGCCGGGGGTTCATCCAGTTCATTGCAAGGTACATACGTGCAAGGTCAAACAGGATCAGCAAGCGGTGCTTCATCAGGCTCAACTCAGGGATCCACTTCACAAGGTCAGACGGGCTCTTTTACTGGTGGCTCATCTGGCCCATTACAAGATCCGATTAGCCAAAATATTCAACAGGTAGGACCTTCTACTACCGGAGGCTCAAGTACATATGGACAAGGTCAAACAGGTTCATTAAGTGGATCTGGTACAACACAAGGATCAACGGGACCAATCAGCTCCACAACTGGGGAACAGAAAGGTTCACTGACTGCTGGTACTACGCATGGGACAACTGGGCACAGCACACAGCAGTCAGGCTCCTCTACAGGAGGATCAACAATTCAATCTTCATATGGACAAAGTGGCACAAGCAATACGCAAGAATCCTTTGGACAGAGTCAAACAGGATCAATTTCAGGATCTAGTGGAACACAAGGATCAAGTGGATACGGCACAGGACAGGCAAGCTCTCCTACTGGTGGACAATCACAGAATCTGAAAGATTCTACTACTGGATCTCCAACTACAGGAGCTCAATCTAGTTCTTCACAAGGACCAAGTGGGCAGAGTACACAGCAGCAGGGTTCATCTACAGTTGGAGGGTCATCTACACAAGGTTCCTATGGACAGGGGCAAACTGGTTCTACTTCTGGGGTGACGTCTGGATCTACACAAGGATCTGGTGGTTATGGCTCGTCTCAAACTACTTCAACTTCGGGAGGCTCCACGCAAGGTTCATTCGGTCAAAGTGGTACGCAAGGTTCAAATACACATGGTTTAAGTCAAACAAGTACTTCCACAGGAGGACAAGGACAAGTTCAGAAAGATCTAACGATTGGATCTTCAACTACGGGAATACAATCTGGTTCTATTCAAGGATCAACTGGACAAGGGACACAGCAGTCCGGCTCGTCTACAGTTGGAGGGTCATCAACACAAGGCTCCTATGGACAGGGTCAAACTGGTTCTACTTCAGGAGTTGCGTCTGGATCTACGCAAGGCTCAAGCGGTTATGACTCTACTCAAACTACTTCAACAGCTGGGGGTTCCTCGCAAGGTTCCTCCTTCGGCCAAAGTGGTGCAGGTTCAACGTTGGACTCAACTGCACATGATTTAAGTCAAACTACTTCTACACAAGAATCGACTGGACAGATCACACAACAGTCCGGCTCGTCTGCAATTGGAGGATCATCATCACAAGGTTCATATACACAAGGTCAAACTGGTTCTACTTCAGGAGTTACGTCTGGATCAACGCATGGTTCAAGTGGACAAAGTTCAAGTCAGACAACATCAACTTCTGGAGGTTCTACACAAGGGTCCTATGGACAAAGTGGTTCACTTGATCTGACAGGTTCTAATCTGGTTGCAGGAGATTTGCACAGTGGTCATTCTCAATCTGGATCAACTGGTAGCTATGGTAGTAATACTGTCCTTGGAGGGTCTGGACCAACTGGTACTGTGATACCGGGTGTAAACACTGTTACGAAAGACCAAATCAAGGGAACATCTGGCACCAACACGGGTGCATCTACAGGTTCACTTTATCACGGCCAGTCATCTTCAAACCAACAGTCTCAATCAACGGAATCGCTGCATTCTACAGCAAGTGGAAACCAAACGACCAGCGATTATCAGGGCGGATATGGTGGTTCACATCATTGTACCGATCATGGATGTAAAGGTCATACGGAGAAGCATAGTGCAAGTGGTCACAAGGGCGGTCATGGCGGTGGATATGGGGGTGGGCATGGAAGCGGTCATGGTGGTGGATATGGAAGTGGAAAAGACAAAGGATATGGTGGTGGATACGGTAGCTCACATCAAATTG GTCATGTCACGGTTTCACCTATCCTGCCACCAACTGAAAATGTAGGCTGTGGTTTCCGCAATAAAGATGGCGTTGGTTTCCGTATCACGGGTAACTCGGACGGAGAAGCGGAATATGGTGAATTCCCTTGGATGGTGGCGATTTTGAGAGAAGAAAAGGCGCTGGAACAGGTCATCAATGTGTACCAGTGTGGCGGATCATTGATTCACCCGCAAGTGGTTCTAACGGCTGCCCATTGCATTCAAAACAAGAAACCCAATGAAATTAAAGTTCGTCTTGGTGAATGGGACACACAAACGACGAATGAGATTCATGATCATCAG GATCGTAATGTTGTTGACATCGTTTTCCACGAGAATTTCTATAAGGGAGGCCTGTTCAATGACGTGGGCTTGCTTTTCCTCGACAAACCAGCTGAGATTATTGAGACAATTAACACTATTTGCCTGCCACCACAGGATTACAATTTCGATCTTAGCCGGTGCTTTGCTTCTGGCTGGGGAAAGGATGTCTTCGGAAAGGAAGGAAAATACCAAgtgattttgaagaaaattgaacTCCCCGTAATGCCACACAACGATTGCCAGAAAGCGCTGCGCACAACTCGATTGGGAACCAGATTCATTCTCAACAAGAGCTTTATTTGTGCCGGAGGAGAGCCTGGTAAAGATACGTGCAAAGGCGATGGTGGGTCGCCGTTAGTTTGTCCGATTCCTGGATCACCCGATCGGTACTATCAGGCAGGAATCGTCGCATGGGGCATTGGATGCGGTGAAAAGGGAATTCCTGGTGTCTATGCCAATGTTGCCGGTTTCAGAAAGTG
- the LOC134220521 gene encoding phenoloxidase-activating factor 2-like isoform X3, with translation MIALRIALLLALGLTLARSEEEVIKCPDGECVKLHLCRDGEIVTDGSNLIDIRFNPDDPCEHYLLKCCKVPKDLDYNEPIIEPPSSNNEFIVEPPSSNTDLPQTGNLINPGTGSEDREGSGSTGAGSSGQGSQSGGSWSGGQGSQTGGSGSGQQGGQGSQSGGSWSGGQGTQTGGSGSGQQGGQGSQIGGSSSGGQGTQTGGSGLGQQGGQGSQSGGSGQLGGQGSQNSGSWLGGQGPQTGGQGLGGNGHVTVSPILPPTENVGCGFRNKDGVGFRITGNSDGEAEYGEFPWMVAILREEKALEQVINVYQCGGSLIHPQVVLTAAHCIQNKKPNEIKVRLGEWDTQTTNEIHDHQDRNVVDIVFHENFYKGGLFNDVGLLFLDKPAEIIETINTICLPPQDYNFDLSRCFASGWGKDVFGKEGKYQVILKKIELPVMPHNDCQKALRTTRLGTRFILNKSFICAGGEPGKDTCKGDGGSPLVCPIPGSPDRYYQAGIVAWGIGCGEKGIPGVYANVAGFRKWIDDHLTQRSIPHNTYIPA, from the exons ATGATCGCATTGCGGATAGCGCTACTTTTGGCGCTCGGATTGACCTTGGCTCGGTCAGAAGAAGAGGTTATC AAATGTCCCGATGGAGAATGTGTGAAGCTTCATTTATGTCGAGATGGAGAAATTGTGACTGACGGGTCAAATTTAATTGACATTCG ATTCAACCCTGATGATCCATGTGAGCACTATCTGCTGAAGTGCTGCAAGGTTCCCAAGGATTTGGATTACAATGAACCGATCATAGAACCTCCCTCCTCTAATAATGAATTCATCGTTGAGCCTCCCAGCTCGAATACCGATCTCCCTCAGACCGGAAATCTGATCAATCCCGGCACAGGATCTGAGGATCGGGAAGGTTCTGGATCGACCGGAGCAGGTTCAAGTGGACAAGGGTCACAAAGTGGAGGTTCGTGGTCGGGTGGACAAGGATCTCAAACCGGTGGGTCAGGATCAGGTCAACAAGGCGGCCAAGGATCGCAAAGTGGAGGTTCATGGTCGGGTGGACAAGGAACGCAAACTGGTGGGTCAGGGTCCGGTCAACAAGGCGGCCAAGGATCGCAGATTGGAGGTTCATCCTCGGGTGGACAAGGAACTCAAACTGGTGGGTCCGGATTGGGTCAACAAGGCGGACAAGGATCACAATCGGGTGGATCAGGGCAGCTAGGAGGCCAAGGATCACAGAATAGTGGTTCATGGTTGGGTGGACAGGGACCACAAACTGGTGGGCAAGGACTTGGAGGCAATG GTCATGTCACGGTTTCACCTATCCTGCCACCAACTGAAAATGTAGGCTGTGGTTTCCGCAATAAAGATGGCGTTGGTTTCCGTATCACGGGTAACTCGGACGGAGAAGCGGAATATGGTGAATTCCCTTGGATGGTGGCGATTTTGAGAGAAGAAAAGGCGCTGGAACAGGTCATCAATGTGTACCAGTGTGGCGGATCATTGATTCACCCGCAAGTGGTTCTAACGGCTGCCCATTGCATTCAAAACAAGAAACCCAATGAAATTAAAGTTCGTCTTGGTGAATGGGACACACAAACGACGAATGAGATTCATGATCATCAG GATCGTAATGTTGTTGACATCGTTTTCCACGAGAATTTCTATAAGGGAGGCCTGTTCAATGACGTGGGCTTGCTTTTCCTCGACAAACCAGCTGAGATTATTGAGACAATTAACACTATTTGCCTGCCACCACAGGATTACAATTTCGATCTTAGCCGGTGCTTTGCTTCTGGCTGGGGAAAGGATGTCTTCGGAAAGGAAGGAAAATACCAAgtgattttgaagaaaattgaacTCCCCGTAATGCCACACAACGATTGCCAGAAAGCGCTGCGCACAACTCGATTGGGAACCAGATTCATTCTCAACAAGAGCTTTATTTGTGCCGGAGGAGAGCCTGGTAAAGATACGTGCAAAGGCGATGGTGGGTCGCCGTTAGTTTGTCCGATTCCTGGATCACCCGATCGGTACTATCAGGCAGGAATCGTCGCATGGGGCATTGGATGCGGTGAAAAGGGAATTCCTGGTGTCTATGCCAATGTTGCCGGTTTCAGAAAGTG